TCAAGCCTTATTCTCAACTCCcaaaaatttttgggttggctatggatcctcaacacacacacacgcacacgcaCACCAAACAAGCATGAATAATAACAGTAATATAAATTTATGGCTAAGAGTTCTGAAATGTTAGGGAGTGGAGTTTAAGAAAGCAATCATAAGATCTCTCCCTCCCCCACCCCCAACCGCCCCTAACTCCCTCTCTTCTCCCCTTCCTACCACTGGCAGTCCCACATATTCCTTCTCTCTctacctattttttttttaagaaagcaATCATAAGAGTTGATGAAAGAGAGGCACAGTGATATAAACTTGTGGCTCGGAAGTGTTAGGGGGTGGCTGAAAGCttgaataaattataaaaaccatttttttctcACTGACAATTTTTAACAGAACATctatattatcaatttataaTCATCTTCAGAAGGATGGTGTGCACAGATCTTAGAATCAGCAAACACTAGAGTTCTATCAAGAGATAGCAATTAAAGATAAGATAAGTAATATTACCTTGGATAAGGATTTCCTTTGACAACTTTCTGTCCATATTTGCGCCACCTATACCCATCATCTAAAAGATCCACTTCACTAGTTGTCTGCACAATGATCCTAGGCTCTGTGACAGTCCTATGTGAAGAAGCTGGCTCTGAAACCCTGACCTCTGTACTCCTGCACAAGGAACAAAGatcttttagaaattaaaacaattgcCAGTTAGGCAGAAGCAGATCgatatttagatttttaaagagaGTTAGACTTACTGTCTCTTTGCTTCAGgttcatcttcatctttttcatcTACTCCAGTTTCAGCATCACCCACTTCCTCGCTGTCACTTGTACCAGATAAGTGTTCAGGTGTAGCTTGGCTCGATTCCTGATCCTTCTTTGACATTAAATAAAGACCTGTCCCTTCTTTCAATTTGTTCAAATTCCCACTTTGAACTTGGCTAGCAAAGTCTGGATTTCCCTGATTAGAATTTCCAGTATCTTTTGCACGCTTTTGAGGTGGTTGATGGTTGTGCTGCCCCTTGTAAATTATTTCAGTTACTTGGCCATCAAGAGAGCGCTCAACCTTTTTCTTGACGGGACAACCTAAAAATGTGCATTTGTAATAGCTTCGAGGAAATTCACTACCTTTCACTTGCTTCTGCCCATATTTCCGCCAGTTGTAGCCATCGTCAGCAGGCTTATCAACAGCAAATGCAGAAGGTTGGGATCTCTGATCAAAATGAGAGAAATCAGATGATTGATTCACAACACCAGAGTCTGGTATCGAGGGTGGCACCTGCTGATGTGCAGTTGTAGTGGTAGTAAAGGCTGGAAGCTGTGTTAATGATGTAGCAGGTGCTGCTGATACTGAAGATGAATAATCAGCTTGAATATGCACATGGGTATGAGCTTGGGCAGCCTGAGCTGTGACTTGAGCCAGAGCTTGCTGGTGTGTCATCCCAAAGGGTCCCTACTCGTCTCATGAATCACAAAAATAAGAAGCCACTACGAGAATGAGTTTTGACTTCTAAATAGTAATATATTTGGAATGATCAGAGGTTATAAAGCACAATCTAAGAAGCACATACTTCAAAATGGCCAAAGGAACTTGTATTTGAAATGTATCTGGTATGGAGGTGTATTGGATAGGtatcaaaaaataagaaaattctccttttttttccacaataaagttgggatacagcTTAGGATATGCTTGGATATGGGATGACTACATTTGGGGATGAAAAGTGAACTTTCTAaaggacaaaaagaaagaaggaatccAAAAGTAGAATACAAGATCCAGTATTTTAGACAGATAAAAACCTTCAAATTTCTACAAATATCAGGCATGGATCATGGGCCATGtgttctttttaaatttataaattttaaattagctTGATTATCTTATGCCTTTTTTATTGATGAGTTACACAAGCAGCCAGTGGcaatttttattccttttgatcttcatttatcttttaaactaaaaattagcAGAATACAtgctttaaaaattatatattaattaattaatgggTCCCTATAAGAACATATCCTCGATATTTCCAAAATTGCAGTATCATTATATCTGTATCATGTTGTACCTTTATACCATATCCATGCCGGTTCTTTATACAACAAATTAAAAGGCTTCATCatgaaaaagtttttattttttatttttaagaaaaatagatttatcCTTATTCAAAATGCATTAATATAAGGGTTTTACTAATGTATGCCCTTAGGCATacattaataaaccattttaggaaactttttatggaaaaatgaaaaagtgactaactttttttaacatctttttcaatttcccataaaaagtttcctaaaataaaCTAGACCCTTAATATAAACCATACAAACCTCTTACCCATGAATAACTTCACAAACATTCATTTAAATTCATATGTTGTTCTTTTTTGGTAAGGGTTAGGCATTGATGAttctaaagaaaatatcttAATCCTTAGAAAGCAAAATCAATATAAGCCTAACTATCACTCGTAGTCTCAAATATCAGTAGAATATATTGGAAGTTAGTCTCGTCAACTTAAGTTGGAGTGCTTATCTTgggagttgaaaaaaaaatttataccatTCACTAAATTAATGAACATGTTTATTACCTAAGAATTCAAATTCTATTCAGATTCCATATCAAATCCTCCGATGTACACCTTCAATAGGATCTTTGCACAGAATGAAAGGCTATGGTAAAGTAGCAAAATTAGGATTTCAAGGACATATTAGAGACCCCCATTACAATGTCACGTATGCATatgaagcaaaaacaaa
This genomic stretch from Quercus lobata isolate SW786 chromosome 3, ValleyOak3.0 Primary Assembly, whole genome shotgun sequence harbors:
- the LOC115978809 gene encoding probable WRKY transcription factor 3 isoform X2; its protein translation is MTHQQALAQVTAQAAQAHTHVHIQADYSSSVSAAPATSLTQLPAFTTTTTAHQQVPPSIPDSGVVNQSSDFSHFDQRSQPSAFAVDKPADDGYNWRKYGQKQVKGSEFPRSYYKCTFLGCPVKKKVERSLDGQVTEIIYKGQHNHQPPQKRAKDTGNSNQGNPDFASQVQSGNLNKLKEGTGLYLMSKKDQESSQATPEHLSGTSDSEEVGDAETGVDEKDEDEPEAKRQSTEVRVSEPASSHRTVTEPRIIVQTTSEVDLLDDGYRWRKYGQKVVKGNPYPRSYYKCTTVGCNVRKHVERASSDPKAVITTYEGKHNHDIPAAKTSSHNTANSIASQSKPDKVLPEKHSLINNMGLGNNEQQPIARLRLKEEQIT
- the LOC115978809 gene encoding probable WRKY transcription factor 3 isoform X1, producing the protein MGEREEEPPLPSTTSFSSSSSSLPLKLTASSSSSLRPTITLPPRTSMETLFNGGGGGGGGGGNSSGSGLGLSGLGFSPGPMTLVSSFFNDNDDCKSFSQLLAGAMTSPAAQRQSLPPPMAVEDAGGGGGGGKDDDKSFSGGGGEEEFRFQQNRPTGLAISPSSIFTVPPGLSPAGFLDSPGQGPFGMTHQQALAQVTAQAAQAHTHVHIQADYSSSVSAAPATSLTQLPAFTTTTTAHQQVPPSIPDSGVVNQSSDFSHFDQRSQPSAFAVDKPADDGYNWRKYGQKQVKGSEFPRSYYKCTFLGCPVKKKVERSLDGQVTEIIYKGQHNHQPPQKRAKDTGNSNQGNPDFASQVQSGNLNKLKEGTGLYLMSKKDQESSQATPEHLSGTSDSEEVGDAETGVDEKDEDEPEAKRQSTEVRVSEPASSHRTVTEPRIIVQTTSEVDLLDDGYRWRKYGQKVVKGNPYPRSYYKCTTVGCNVRKHVERASSDPKAVITTYEGKHNHDIPAAKTSSHNTANSIASQSKPDKVLPEKHSLINNMGLGNNEQQPIARLRLKEEQIT